In Aricia agestis chromosome 13, ilAriAges1.1, whole genome shotgun sequence, the genomic window TCTCGCTCAAGGCCAACCTCACGGGACAGTATAGGCTCAAAAAAACTTCTTCGATTTAACTAACTCTATTTTCAGCTGAGCAAAGCCGGTCAGCAGCTCAAGATAATGCCGCACTCGGTGATCAGCGCGGGCGGCGAGACGGTGGAGTTGTGTTCGAGCGTGGAATGCAAGGGCATCGTGGGCAACGACGGCCGACACTACATACTCGACCTGCTGCGCACCTTCCCCCCCGATGTTAACTTCCTGCAACGTAAGTACCATACTCTACATATACCAAGAATATTATCATAACACTATCTACGCTGAACtagtgtatgtgtgtgtgaatgtaccatcgaggaagttgattcctatgcaattgacagaccaacgttatttggtcgaatatgtcaattcaatgttaattgtgatctgtcagctgggtttgacgtaacgcaaccaaactacttaggtccccgatttgcctaggaatcaatttctctgatagtacacacacacacgcacacacacacacacacacatgcacgcacgctcacacacacacacacacacacacacacacacacacacacacacacacatgcacacacacacgcacgcacgcacgcacacacacacacacacacacacacacacacacacacacacatattagCCCAGCGTAGATAGTGTTACGATAATATTCTTGCTATTCAAAAAATTACTATTCTGAAAGCCTAGTCTTCATTTCTTCGGCTGCATTAGGCGAGAAATGTGTTTGACACTTGTTGCGACACGAAAAGACGTAATGTTAGTCTGGCTTAAAGCTTatcatgatttatttatttaaaacgtagcTATCTCTTTTCTTCTTCGATCTCATACAAGAGTTGTCATGATAACGACGCATCACGCAAGCAATTCGAGGCTGCTTTAACCTGTTAATTACATTTCAGTTGAAGATGACGAGTTGAGAGAGGATATCAAATCGATGGGCTTCCCGATTATACACAAGCACAAACTATGCTGCCTTAGACAGGAACTTGTTGATAGTTTCGTAGAGTAAGTATTtataaacattacacacactaaatGTAAACACTAAATGTAAtacatatacaaaaaatatgaaaatgagttttaattgttcatttaactattttttctttttttagagCGCGTTACTTTATGTTTATTCGGTATGCTGCGTTCCACTTGCAACAGCTAAGCGCGAAACGACAGAATAAGACGCCAGATCAAAAGTCAATTGAAGCAAACAAAGAGAGTGACAAGATCGATGTCGTCAAAGAAGCAAAGGAAAACAAAGAGGAGAAGACACAGGAGAAAGCTAAagataaaaaacaaaagaagGAGGACAAGAAGCAGGAAAAGGAAAAAGTTCAAAGTGACAAAAAAGATGCCAAAGAAAGCGTTGTGGAGGAAACAAAAGATGCTAAAGacaaggaggaggatatattgcTTAACGAAAATTATTCTGAAATTGATACAGACGTTGCAAAAAAAATTGTCGAGAGTATCACTGACTCCATATGCAGCGGAGGCGACAAACAGGAGAATGATTGTAAGTTAAACTCAAGTCTTTTAATCATGATAACACAAATATTAAAAGCCGATTGCGTTATATTAACGAGTAGGAAATTCAatctattacataaaatatgataaaaagtaattcttgaattataaaatatggtGCTTTCTGACatgaaaattttgataattaataCCATAACATTAATATCAGTCTAAACTGAACATTTATAATACTTTTCATAGACTATTTTTTCTTTCCTAATATTTCGTAAAACTctctgtaataaaaaaaaaaaaaaaaaaactaatcttaCAGCGGGCGAGCGGTCTCGCGCGGTggtcgcggcggcggcgcgtgcGGTGGCCTCACTCAAGGAGTCCGAGTTCGATGTTCGCTTCAACCCTGACGTGTACTCGGCGGGCATCAAACACGCGGCCACACCTGAGCAGCTGGCGAAACAGAGACATCTGGTGAAGGAGGCAGCTGCTTTCCTGTTGACTACGCAGATACCGGCTTTTGTAAGTTATTAGAGGTTTTACATTTGACGGGACTAACGATAAGTATATGCTATGAAATAAAATTCTGACCGTCTTTTAGTTAATTTCCAGTGTTAATTTGACTGTGAAACTTGGGTATTTGTAAAGTATGACTCTTTTATTACATTTCCTAATTCCTTTGTTGTTAATTTGTCGAAAAATTATAATCCAATAATTCAGTTTagaatactttaataattttgttaaacgGTATTACCAATTATATGTAGGCAGTTTATTGATTATAACTTGTGTCTACAACAAAATACGAATCATTTGACATTTCAGGTACGCGAGTGCTTAGAACACTCATCAGCGCCGATGGACGGCGCAGGTTTATCCGAAGCGTTACACGCGCGCGGTATCAACGTGCGCTACCTCGGCCGCGTCGTCCAGGCGTTGCGTCCGCACACGCAACTTGCGTACTTGCACGCCATCGCGCTAGCCGACCTCATACTGCGCGCCGCCAAACACATATACACGCCGTATTTGCAGGTAATGTAGTatagaattattattgtaaattaaactTTACACGACTAAATTacggaaaaaaaaattgatcgcAGATGATATCATCGTGACTAGcataatttattatcataatatcaaacATTCACAACTAACATTGGAAATCTaacctaattttatttattgaatattaacAGGGTTGCGATGCGATGTGTACGGGCGCGGCGGTCGCCCACTTCCTCAACTGTTTGCTGGGGGCGTGTCCGTCGCCCGCGGTGGGCGGGGCCGAGTTGGGGGTGGAGCGAGTgcggccgcgccgccgccgcaagAACGCCGACCCGCCGCCCCCGCAGGCGCAGTCTAACTGGCAGAACCTCACGCCCAAGTCGCTGTTCTCTCAGATCAGGCAGGAGCTGAAGGTAGGTGTAGTGAACTGTCACGATATtgatgactagatgacgcccgcaaatccgttgcgccaaagttcgtttatcgcgcgggaaacgtaccatcgaggaagttgattcctatgcaattgacagaccaacgttatttgatcgaatatatcaattcaatgttaattgtgatctgtcagctgggtttgacgtaacaaaagcaaactacttaggtccccgatttgcataaaaatcaacttctctgatagtacattttccgggataaaaagtatcctatgtcctttcccgaaactcaaagtatctccataccaaatttcaaaaaaagtCGGTTAACTAACATACGGACAGACACTTCCGCATTTGTAATATGAGTATGGATTGAATGATAAAGTGTATCTGTTACCGTGTTCACGCGTAAAACAGtgatttagtatttattaagtATGGAGTTTATATTTACTTTGATAAGATAATTTTTATGACGACGAATATGATTATTCCTTGGAGATAAACGAATTCTTGCGCGACCAGAGacgcgggcaacatctagttaaagataataaaagatattatcgacccgcaaaaaaaaaaaaaactactaatgAATGTTATGTTTTTTTAGGCATACTGGGGCTTTGAATTGAATGCAGAGAGCATGGAGTCTGTTATAGAAAAATATGGTCttcaaaaaatttcacttttgaggtgtgtaatgtgtatattatttcaCCAACATGAACATTCACTCTGAACTTCCTATTTATGTATGCATTATTGTAATTTGCAGATCTTTTGCAATCAAAGTGGGACTTCAGGTGATGCTGCGTGAATATGACTTCGACAATAAGAACAAAACGACGTTTACCGCGTCAGATATCACAAACATTTTCCCAGTCGTCAAACATATCAATCCGAGAGtaagctttattttatttaactctcgagacaaaaataatattttgtaaaataaaggCTACCCTTTATCcaggattttttattattattatctttaaaaataatttaataaaaaaaaattcccgCAGGCATCGGACGCATACAACTTCTACACGACGGGCCAGAACAAGATACAATCGGGCGCGGTGTCTGAAGGTCACGAGCTTATCGCAGAGGCGCTCAACCTTCTCAACAACGTGTACGGCGCGATGCACGGCGAGATAGCGCAGTGTCTACGCATGGTTGCGCGCCTCTGCTACGTGACGGGCGAGCACAGGGACGCTATGGCGTACCAACAGAAGGCCGTATTAATGTCTGAGCGAGTCAACGGTATTGATCACCCGTACACTATTACGGAATATGTAAGTGTTTGACTTTTTCATTGATAAACTGAGATAACTTAAGCAACTAATATACTCGACGGTTTTTCATacacttttattgttttttgttgAAGTAGAAAAGATAAAGCTCAACTAAGCCTTTCATATAAACTGAGATTAAGATAGTACTATTTAGTTTTTGTCTTTATCTTTTACTTTGGAAAGGTCATTTGAAAGACAATTAGTTTTAGAAAGCGACACAATGTTTTTTCTTGTCCGTCCAGTTATTTTCGAACTTATCAGACAAAGAAAACGTTGTATAGCGCATTGTGTAGACATTTTCACTAGCAAGGGGCCCTATCTATATAATGAGCtaaatcttttatattttaattacagtCGCACCTGGCGCTATACTGCTTCGCTAACGGTCAAGTGAGCACCGCTCTCAAGCTGTTGTATCGCGCGCGGTACCTCGCGCTCATTGTCTGCGGCGAGAACCATCCGGAAATGGCGCTGCTCGATGTAAGTATTTTCTGTATAATTAGCAACGAATTTAGTGCATACTTTTTGTAGCCAACTTCatactcttaaaaataatgcaTCGTACAAATGAAATTAAAGAATACGCACTAAAATGAGTTAAAAACTGCGTGTGGTCGAGTACAGTCAGGTGACTCGATATCGAGTCAGTGGTACACAGAGGTATTTTTACGGGCGGCTCGATATGGTGTTGGTGGGGTTCAAGAGGTTGAAGGAGTTAGTATACCGACGCTGTGAAACGCAAAACAGCGGAGGATGTGTCATGTTGCTTCTCGCTCTATCACCATTTCGCAAATTTTTCACGGTTTGCAGAGTTGGTGTACTAACGGCGTAATTGGTATTAATGTGATAacatttagaatttagattatcAATGGCCCACAGGGTTACgagagttaaaaaaaacatataactCTTGTGCATTGTGCGCTTGGGCATTTAGAAACATGTTTACATTGAATCTTGTACccaatctatacatctatacatctatacatataaataaaattggagtgtctgtttgtaatattgaaagaaccgttttttactcgatacatatgaatgtatatagggtacatacaccaaaacataattttttaaaatttttgtctgtatgtctgtctgtctctctgtctgtctgtttgttccggctaatctctgaaatggctggagcgattttgacgagattttttttgacacatagctgatgtagtaaggcataacttaggctactttttaaccgacttccgaaaaggaggaggatataaacacaccggcaaaattagaggaacataacaaaattttcaatttttttttaattgttcactgatttttatatatttatttatttatttactaattgattattaaaaaataaatttattataaatttagggcataaaaacgtgaaaaatagaaaaaaatcagcaaaaataaaaaaattaagaaaatcttataaatttcagtagtaagtttttaagataaattcttcatttttattaaagaaatgccatgttaaaagcgtgtaatgctggtgtaatgccttctatggatctcaagagggcctggatacgccattccatgcttgcattttaattgtcaatcatttcctgtgggatattctcctactcctccagtagcgccaactcgagctcctggactcattttggagctggagttttaactcgtaccgttcacccattgatgtgccacacgtcttcaatcggatccacatccgtagaccacgctggcctctccacctgggctacgccagcatcgtttaggtaataatgcccgattttcttactctatggacgcacataaaattgaaaataactacctaaaactgtgtaaaaggcacaccatgcagttccaggatgtcggtgctatagctctgtactgtcaaagtaccatcatctataatcatcagctccatgcgggctccaaatcatatgcaactccaaaccattacgaagcctgcatcataggccactgtttccggtaagtttgatggcctgtagctttccttatgatttatccacattctttatcgcctgtcaatacaatgtacacagaatttgctcccatcactgtacagcacaagatttcactcacttgtctaattttgatgttcacgcgcaaatcttagcctggctcttcggtgtcctgtctcaagttttggtgcccttgctggcacttttgagtttaatttaacttatttgagtcttcttcttactgtacaatcacttacacgttcatcttggacctgttccgacaggtttcgtgtctgcatagcagtttgaggtcgatttcttaagttttgtttccttacaaaatggtcattctgaaccattgtcacccgatatctgccttgttctcgtctccgaacgtaagatccagtctctctgaagccttgaaagttacgatgaaccacggaagccgacacacctaaggcctgactgaccgaacggtaggtgtgacctttctctatcgtggttacagctctagctgtcgcagatgctgggaaatcactaattttgtatctaagcaatgtgttcttccaaaaaccaaacaatcaaatgagctgagcataccttgcaccccgctaaaacgccattcttatcaggaacacttacaacgtcaataatcgaaaaacacttattagggtataattgctataaaaacctgtaacttgccagttttgtttaatattttatttcttgaatgagcttagaagctataaaaaaggctttcagacagcccggcccagttgagttcaagttttggccctttttaccaatgttccgctaattttgccagtgtgtgtatttcACTTTTTcatattggttcgcggacaactccgtcgtttgtagaccaatttccaaaattcttttgttgttgtatgagatgtagcccaaaattgataacatgatcacaaaagtggtgatctgatgatgcaatccatgggaaatcgacaggactccttaaaatttatatggaaacatatagtgattttacgtttttctgaaggattttaagcttaaactaccaaaaaataggaATTTGCgctgaagtacaccctggttccgaaggtgctgtacagaactcttgaatccttatagataaatgttcggtaattttggcgttgtttcaacaactaaaagcataatattattatgtcaatgtgtcaataatacaaatcatcatcatcactataattatgccatgaatcatcacattattatcaaaaatcttgcctttgattattatattattgttccaccgtctgttgactgattttcaaaactattttgttgctatttagtgtttactgtttatagaggtacaataacccgaatttggtacaatgcttccgaaagtggtgatctgatactgaaattcgtgagatatagagggaactcctAGATATTTTTTaggacacacatagacgcgtcaactatttctgtattgaatcttcataattttttactccgtagcagctaactttagcgcaatttctatgtgcaatttaccgctttttttgtagatctagattaaatgaactagaaagtattaaataattcttattctgtactcagtatttttGTTCTcattcttcattattttgaagtcggtaccaactaccagctaacctaatcgccagttctatgacaaaatataactgcaacttatatgagggcgattccattatcgcgggtgcaacattttgacgcacttaaagcgtcctactgacaaaataaaacacatttattaataaattatcttttgaagggatacattttaactagttcaatcataaattgtaaatgaaaactgaaattaaatctaagaaaagccacaaaacatgtttgaagtactatcgcgggtgcaaccaaattggtcctctattaagaactcggacgagttcatttgagaatactgctaattgtggaacttttagtaatttattaacccatatttcaaaagtgtataagactaagaaatgatttaactagatacaattaatttaagtaattagtactaggaattattatcaatttttacgatcgcgggtgcaacatcagaatatcgcgggcgcaacgagtctaaagaaattgaatttattcataagtctgcgactaatttctacatttttgatatgcaatacataatattattagtaaattgtaataatactatttaaaattttatatttttttaattatcagtcatttatcgatctgagaaaagaaatgatctaaatcactaaaaacaattaaataatgtaacttaagaaacctttttttatgtattattataaaaccgaACTAAAGCCcacctttaattcaaaattaatatttataatttaaaagaataggggacaattattataagtaaacatatttttttcgaagaaaattattaaatatttatgatttttcctgtcatttgtagcatttcttctaaaatatttaaaaataaaagaatataaatcatcATTTTAAGACATCTGTCaagtaatacatgaaatatttcgaaaaatataaaacacgatgtgactccattcaaatttttataaatcttgtaattacatgtaaagtattaataacaaatataatctaacgttattgtttaccttaataatatgaaatcagACAAAAATCACTAcaatagtcaaaaaataatttattgcatttccaattgtactgcttcgatcgcgggcgcaaccactttaaaagttctgtttttttattaaaaataataaaatagtttgttccaatgattaattttaatttccctcacatttctccttactttcacaaagttttaaattattaacaacatattttagcgagaaaagtaaacttttgtaccttttttatcgcgggtgcaaccatggcaattttccgttaataatatttgaaaactatttcaaaattgttgtttttttttgcaccgaaatagaaacttatgttatacagtcaatattatgtaatgaaattcaacttcgagatagtgatttagagtaaaaatgatcatgtgtggcataagcagtttttctcgcgccgttagatgatatcacttcaaaatgctctaaatcattcaaattacattttttactcataaaagttcttttgctagtaaatatacatctttttatttataattcaataaaaaatgtaacaaatgctatactttagaaattcgtgttgtgggtcgtctctagcggaatcgcccatgactggtaccgacttcaaattatgaagattgagaacagaaatactgagtacagaatatgaattattaattaatactttttagttcatttaagaaaattactgtTGTCTTTACCAtgaaagtcggtttcaatttttgtttaaaaataataattttactcttattcgttatccttaagattttctatacagtattggcgtttttatctacaactttaggttcatgaaaagttATCAGATCAACTACATAAcgagatattatttttactattttggtaaagaaggggaaaatttctctctttttcgTTTTCtcttttatcacattttgctgatgcggacgaagtcacgggcaacagctagtatttaatacaatacaaattcctattttttaaatcttgttcTTTGCCTAACACAAAACACACGAGTAATGATAATGAATCAAAACACTACAGCTcgaccaaggctttaaatgaacatggcgaaaaaattaactaacgctgccatcattcaaaaacgtcatttttgacagttctcctttaccagcaggaggagcgctcccgcccacgttcatataaagccttgtcgcaccaTATTCTTTTACaggcattacaatttacaatacacCTTCATTTTTTTTCAGAGCAATATAGCGCTGATTCTGCACGCGGTTGGCGAGTACGAGCTTTCGCTGCGGTTCGCGGAGCGCGCGCTCGCAGTTACGGGAGCGACGCACGGCGCACGCTCGCTCAAGGCTGCGGCCGCGCGACACCTGCTCGCCCGCACGCTGTCCTGTCTCGGCGACTTTAGAGCCGCACTCACGCACGAGAAGGAGACTTACTCCATATATAAGCAGCTGGTGAGTTTCTTTTGTAGTTTGTTCATAAATTCATTGCGGATTACTTAACATACAATTTAACTGCATACAAGTTGCTGTCCTTatctgttattatattataacatgtCCACATGtcagaaaaatatattagttaACTGCTTCGTTAACTTTTATTTCAGTCCCAGTTTCTTCAACGCTCATGAATGTTTATTGCTAATGATTGAGATGTATCATAATATGTCTGTGATACACATTTATTAGAAAACATGATTGTTATTCTGGTATATAATTTACTAGCAGGCGTAGACCAAATTGGAAATTGGATCTGCGTGTGATAAGTATCACACGAGAATATAAAGTGTCCACGTTACGGCGTTATTTTAGATCCCAGAAACACATCGACGCCTACACTGACGTCACTAGAACCTAAATCATCCATCTCTTTCCAGCTGGGCGAGAACCACGAGAAGACATGTGAATCATCAGAATGTCTACGCCACTTGACCCAACAGGCGGTGGTTCTACAGAAGCGGCTGGCGGacgcggcggcgcgcggcggcccgCGGCCCCCCCTCCACATACAGCCGCCCGCGCTCCCCGCCGTTATAGACATGCTCAACCTGATTAACGGCATACTGTTTGTGCAGATCAGGTGGGTGTTTGCTCATAATCATTGCTCTACATTAGAAATCAGGGAATATTAAGCAATGTTTGGAGCAGTGGGTGCTACTAGcgcatacagtaaataatccgaccaaaatccgacatgttggacgcatcatatcagaatattgacagaaagcTTGCCAAACAAAacctttttgtttactgtctatgctggtatAGCGTGAAAATTACAGTAACTTTGCAGATTTGCAGAAGtagcattaaaataaattaagcatgataatataaaaagaaaaaatcatGCTGAATGTTGACCCTTGAAGtatatttcttataaaattttcTCACTTCCAGTCCTCAAGACATCGAACAGTTCAAAGCGGAGATCGAGAAAAGACAACTGAAAGACTTGCCCATCCCGGGCGTGCTTGAGGCGAAGGGCGAGACGGAGGCCGACAGTTGAAGCCCCCGCCCCCCGTCCCCAACGCGCACGTAACTCCACGTTGTTCCTTATATCTTTGCGGTATGCCGTAGTGAATAGTGTGCTAAGGTTTGATGTAGATTTTTTTAGTCAATTTCGAGGATATTATTTCGATGGAATATGTACGattaagaattattttattatatcacgATGTGCAATAGTGCTGACGGGCTCGGGGTGACACTGGTGCTACTGCCGAATCATTGCGGGCCGTTTCGTTTATGAATCGAGtattaaatttttcttttttgataACGCAAGATTATATCGTTGATACCGTTAGAATTAGAAATTTATATTGTCACTGAAATGTAACATGCTATTATTTGGCGAGCGAGCGCTCGCGATCACTATGTTGTACTGCCTAAATTAACCAGTTCTTAGTGTATGTAGTGCCATATTGTAGTTAAACTTTAAGTCCTCTAATACCTTTCGTTAGTCTGTGATATAAAGTGTGCATCGTTGAGACGCTCGCCGGCTATGAAAATAGCCTTATAAAAATGGAAACGCTTTAAACTAAGCCTAATCTAGTCTctaatggcgcattttcactggtcgataggATCCGCAtacggggtgcgggagatttcagACTGAAACGTAtaccacagggcccgcatttggggaaccgttttcattctTCGATAGGACCCGCATGTCTTTG contains:
- the LOC121733253 gene encoding clustered mitochondria protein homolog isoform X2 produces the protein MALGSEVNDDNNSKHTSQKVKKCAINSNVNDKCGSENINKADKVEKQSVKMTKETGGKSVSCSNGHASTPNGRADDEGGGPAPRVSYAAAARKALTPPTTANTHPGYYNCTNKANSENPLPAKSGNPPAKVNGEKNTPVANDSKTNKLSTKEQIMNGNECVDVVNGDQKKESLCDISSSNNNHTKIVSNGVNSDSDDTKSSKSDDANDVNSNSAKTKGDAKPVGNKKKENKKNNAMDKTKDTKKKTANIDKPENNKEKEEEKEVEKVNGDCKETNGEKERESSPSEDDDDKKRDAEVVFVQDMGFTVKIVSPRAEPLDIQVSSMELVQEIHQVLMDREDTCHRTCFSLQLDGVTLDNFAELKNIEGLKEGSVIKVVEEPYTMREARIHVRHVRDLLKSIDYVDAYAGQECSSLAFLNIITQGDILEKKKSRPESVDCTPPDYIMPGSTERPLLPLHPGLTKENKAPQCLKVWTTSGWNPPPEPRKICGDLLCLHVVTLEDRHFHITACPRGVYLNQSTEEVFNPRPFNPSLLCHSLIELLGVVSPAFKRNFALVQKRRMQKHPFERVATPYQVYQWASPVLEHTVDAIRAEDTFSSKLGYEEHIPGQTRDWNEELQTTRELPRSTLPERLLRERAIFKVHSDFVAAATRGAMAVVDGNVMAINPGEEPKMQMFIWNNIFFSLGFDVRDHYKDLGGDAAAFVAPRNDLQGVRVYSAVDTVGLHTLGTVVVDYRGLRVTAQSIIPGILEKEQEQSVVYGSIDFGATVLSHPKYMELLSKAGQQLKIMPHSVISAGGETVELCSSVECKGIVGNDGRHYILDLLRTFPPDVNFLQLEDDELREDIKSMGFPIIHKHKLCCLRQELVDSFVEARYFMFIRYAAFHLQQLSAKRQNKTPDQKSIEANKESDKIDVVKEAKENKEEKTQEKAKDKKQKKEDKKQEKEKVQSDKKDAKESVVEETKDAKDKEEDILLNENYSEIDTDVAKKIVESITDSICSGGDKQENDSGERSRAVVAAAARAVASLKESEFDVRFNPDVYSAGIKHAATPEQLAKQRHLVKEAAAFLLTTQIPAFVRECLEHSSAPMDGAGLSEALHARGINVRYLGRVVQALRPHTQLAYLHAIALADLILRAAKHIYTPYLQGCDAMCTGAAVAHFLNCLLGACPSPAVGGAELGVERVRPRRRRKNADPPPPQAQSNWQNLTPKSLFSQIRQELKAYWGFELNAESMESVIEKYGLQKISLLRSFAIKVGLQVMLREYDFDNKNKTTFTASDITNIFPVVKHINPRASDAYNFYTTGQNKIQSGAVSEGHELIAEALNLLNNVYGAMHGEIAQCLRMVARLCYVTGEHRDAMAYQQKAVLMSERVNGIDHPYTITEYSHLALYCFANGQVSTALKLLYRARYLALIVCGENHPEMALLDSNIALILHAVGEYELSLRFAERALAVTGATHGARSLKAAAARHLLARTLSCLGDFRAALTHEKETYSIYKQLLGENHEKTCESSECLRHLTQQAVVLQKRLADAAARGGPRPPLHIQPPALPAVIDMLNLINGILFVQISPQDIEQFKAEIEKRQLKDLPIPGVLEAKGETEADS
- the LOC121733253 gene encoding clustered mitochondria protein homolog isoform X3, translated to MALGSEVNDDNNSKHTSQKVKKCAINSNVNDKCGSENINKADKVEKQSVKMTKETGGKSVSCSNGHASTPNGRADDEGGGPAPRVSYAAAARKALTPPTTANTHPDCTNKANSENPLPAKSGNPPAKVNGEKNTPVANDSKTNKLSTKEQIMNGNECVDVVNGDQKKESLCDISSSNNNHTKIVSNGVNSDSDDTKSSKSDDANDVNSNSAKTKGDAKPVGNKKKENKKNNAMDKTKDTKKKTANIDKPENNKEKEEEKEVEKVNGDCKETNGEKERESSPSEDDDDKKRDAEVVFVQDMGFTVKIVSPRAEPLDIQVSSMELVQEIHQVLMDREDTCHRTCFSLQLDGVTLDNFAELKNIEGLKEGSVIKVVEEPYTMREARIHVRHVRDLLKSIDYVDAYAGQECSSLAFLNIITQGDILEKKKSRPESVDCTPPDYIMPGSTERPLLPLHPGLTKENKAPQCLKVLTTSGWNPPPGPRKMCGDLLYLHVVTLEDRHFHITACPRGFYLNQSTEEVFNPRPFNPSLLCHSLIELLGVVSPAFKRNFALVQKRRMQKHPFERVATPYQVYQWASPVLEHTVDAIRAEDTFSSKLGYEEHIPGQTRDWNEELQTTRELPRSTLPERLLRERAIFKVHSDFVAAATRGAMAVVDGNVMAINPGEEPKMQMFIWNNIFFSLGFDVRDHYKDLGGDAAAFVAPRNDLQGVRVYSAVDTVGLHTLGTVVVDYRGLRVTAQSIIPGILEKEQEQSVVYGSIDFGATVLSHPKYMELLSKAGQQLKIMPHSVISAGGETVELCSSVECKGIVGNDGRHYILDLLRTFPPDVNFLQLEDDELREDIKSMGFPIIHKHKLCCLRQELVDSFVEARYFMFIRYAAFHLQQLSAKRQNKTPDQKSIEANKESDKIDVVKEAKENKEEKTQEKAKDKKQKKEDKKQEKEKVQSDKKDAKESVVEETKDAKDKEEDILLNENYSEIDTDVAKKIVESITDSICSGGDKQENDSGERSRAVVAAAARAVASLKESEFDVRFNPDVYSAGIKHAATPEQLAKQRHLVKEAAAFLLTTQIPAFVRECLEHSSAPMDGAGLSEALHARGINVRYLGRVVQALRPHTQLAYLHAIALADLILRAAKHIYTPYLQGCDAMCTGAAVAHFLNCLLGACPSPAVGGAELGVERVRPRRRRKNADPPPPQAQSNWQNLTPKSLFSQIRQELKAYWGFELNAESMESVIEKYGLQKISLLRSFAIKVGLQVMLREYDFDNKNKTTFTASDITNIFPVVKHINPRASDAYNFYTTGQNKIQSGAVSEGHELIAEALNLLNNVYGAMHGEIAQCLRMVARLCYVTGEHRDAMAYQQKAVLMSERVNGIDHPYTITEYSHLALYCFANGQVSTALKLLYRARYLALIVCGENHPEMALLDSNIALILHAVGEYELSLRFAERALAVTGATHGARSLKAAAARHLLARTLSCLGDFRAALTHEKETYSIYKQLLGENHEKTCESSECLRHLTQQAVVLQKRLADAAARGGPRPPLHIQPPALPAVIDMLNLINGILFVQISPQDIEQFKAEIEKRQLKDLPIPGVLEAKGETEADS